AAAAAAGCAGGAGCACTGCATGAACAGAAAATAATTTCACGCACAGTGCAAGACGAAATGTCGCCACTTGGCTTTTGGGAAACCCATATTGAATATCCGATCTTTACTAACACATCAAAGAGCGCGGCATTAACGGAGATCAACAATGACATTTCGCTTATGACAGAGAAATATCATTGTGATAACGACAAAGGTGAAAAACAATTTACCGCCTCGATTACATTCTTAAATGATTCGGTAGTCAGCATACAGTTTGCAGACACCTGGCTCTGCGAAGGCATGCCACATCCGGATGGGCGATTAGGCGCAATCACATATAGTATTCAAACCGGAAAATCAATCACCCTAATGGATGAACTCGTTGATAGTAAAAGAAAAGATTTTTCCCAGAAACTTATCGCGCAACTTAACCAAGCATTAAAAACAAAGGTAGATGACGACACTTGCGCGCAAGCTTTGAACTGGAGTTATTTTTATCTCACCAAAACGGGTATCGCATTCGTGTATACAGCTGATGATTATTCGGAATCACACTGCACAAGTGAAGTTAAAATCCACACCGAAGACATGCAACAATACTTAAATAAAGATTCAATACTCTCTCGACAACCTCTAAATAAGTAGAAACACATGACCAAATTCCTCAACATAGTAACTTTCGCCTTGTGTTTTTATGCCTTCAATGCTAGCGCTAGCATCCTCTGGCAAGGCGATTTCGAAACTAGCGACATGAGCCAGTGGAGTACACCAATTAATCCCGCAGGGCATTCAGTGATTTCAGACTGCGTATTTGACGGCAAGTACGCCGGAAAAATCACACTCACCGGCGATGAATCATTTTTGTGGCACGGTAATAAAGATTTAAACCGCAGTGAATTTCACCATCGCTATACGGTAGGTAAAAGCAATGAAGGCAGCACACAGGAAGGGAGCGATACTTTTTTTGCGTTTAGTTTTTATTTGCCAAAAGAATTGAGCAAACACAAACACGAATTAGGCTATTGGGAATCCGACAAAAGCTGGCAACAAATGTTTCGCTTTAATATTCACGGCAGTGAATTAAGTTTTCAGGAAACCGCCGCAAAAGACGTGTTATGGAAGTTATCCGAGGGCGCTGCACCCGGCAAATGGCATCGCATAGCCTTGCACATCCACTGGTCGACCGACTCAAAAACAGGTTCAACCGAAGTCTGGGTTAATGGCAAACACATGGGCAAACACCATTTCCAAACCCTACCGGTAAAAGATGCCTTGATGTTTACCCAAATCGGCATTTTACGTCACCAGGAAACCAGCACAGAGGAAATCCTCATTGATGGCGCACTACGCACTGACAACCTCACCGAACTGTTGGAACGCAATCGTTATTTGATTGGTAAAACCTGCTCATCGGTAATATCCACAACGCACTGATCATTTCAGTGCAATTTACTGTGCGACACAGAATAAAAGGCACAATAAGAGTGCGCTCATCCTTCATACCCCCAGCTGTCAGTTTCAGCTACTACGTGCCACTTGGTCATTACTGCAAGTGGCACATGAGTTGCAAAACCATCTTCATTCATATCAAAGGTGGTGCTTATGCGATTCATTTATCTTGCACTTGCTTCCTTTCTCTCCTTGCTCAGTGCTGGTAGCTATGCCAGCGAAACTTCTATCGCCGATGTAAGCAACTCACTCAACAGCACTTGGGTGGTGCTCGCAGGTGTTCTTGTCTTTTTTATGCAGGCTGGTTTTGCACTGGTGGAAAGTGGCATGTCGCGCGCGAAAAACGCGGTGAATGTCATTATGAAAAATTACATGGATGTGTGCGTGTGCAGTGTGATTTTTTGGGCGCTGGGTTATGGCTTGATGTTTGGTATTAATACCAGCGGCTGGTTTGGTAGCAGCCATTTTTTACCGGCAGACTTAAGCGATTGGGATTGGACATTTTTATTTTTTCAAATGATGTTTGCCGCAACAGCAACCACTATCGCCAGTGGTGCCATGGCAGAGCGAGTGCAATTTCACGCCTACTTAATTGGTGCTTGCATCATTGCCGGATTCATTTATCCCCTGTTTGGCAGTTGGGCATGGGGCAGTATTTACGATGGCGAGGGTTGGCTCAAAGCGATGGGCTTTGTCGACTTTGCCGGTTCTACGGTTGTGCACTCCCTGGGTGGCTGGGTGGCATTGGCCGCCGTAATAATCTTGGGGCCGCGCCTTGGGCGTTTTAGTCACAGCGGCGAAGCGCGACGCATTCCCGGCCACAACCTGACCATGGTGGCATTGGGTGGATTTGTCCTCTGGTTTGGCTGGTTTGGGTTCAATGCTGGCTCCACGGTGGAAGCCAATAGCAGCATTGGCAAAATTGCGCTTAATACTCACCTCGCCGCTTGCTGCGGTGCACTGGGTTATATGCTCGTCAGCAAATTATTCAAGCAGGCGATTTTATTAACCGGCACAGTCAATGGCAGCCTCGGCGGTTTGGTCGGCATCACGGCGGGCTGTGCGACGATGGAACCCTTCTTTGCCATGCTCACAGGTGTTATTGCCGGCGGCATCAGTTTTCTCGGGCCGAAATTATTGGCCAGTTTTAAAATTGATGACGTGGTTGATGCAGTGAGCGTGCACGGTTTTTGCGGCGCCTGGGGAACATTGGCTGCTGGCCTGTTTTACGTAGGCGATTTATTTAACCTGACGCGCATTAGCGTGCAAGCACTCGGCATAGGCGTCGCCTTTGTGTGGGGTTTTGGTATCGCCTATTGCGCGTATTTTTTAATTGATAAATTAGTTGGCATGCGCGCGAGTAGTTTGCATGAACAACGCGGACTGGACTTTACCGAGCACGCCGAAATTGGTTACCCGGAATTCCAGGACACCCGCGCCATCAATCAAGAGGCGTTAAACGCCCAGCGCTAATAGCGCACCAAAACCACTTGCTCAATCGCTTTTATAAATCGAGGCTCATGTGACACCGGAACAAAAACGCAAGGCTGTTGAGGCGGCATTAATGCCATTTCTTCAAGGTCAAACACTGGCACAAGCATTGGTTTTATGGGACGAAAAATACGCGCATAAACCTACCTTTGCCTTGCAACACTATCTGCGCGAACTCTGCAGTGATATCGAGCTCGCCCATATGCGCTCGCGCATGCTACAAGCATTGGTCACCGCCTTTTCATCGTTGCAGGACAAGCGACAAGAACACCATATTGCCCCCCCTATTGCTGCCGCAACCAAAATCGCAGCGAATAAAAATCACAGCTCACCTGAATTACAAATGTTTATGGCACTGGTAGAGCAGCTGATCAACAGTGCCAAAGGCGATAACGCAACTCGCGTGCGTTTATACGTGCTGGAAAATGTGGAAAAGATGGCACTGCCCCCCAATGATCGCCGTGCCCTGCAAAGTTGGCTCAATCAAATCGAACCACTCACCGGCACCACTCCCACAATTCATTTAATGCAGCAAGTGATTAATCTGGCGTATGTGGGTTTGTGTGAATATCTCGGCCCCATCAAGGCAGATCAATTATTACAGCAAAGTGTAAGCGCGGTACAACGCGCTTATCCCTTGTTGAAGGTGCAAAGTTTGTTGTAAGAAAAAACACTAGCATTCATCATCAACCGAATCTGTTTTGCGTCCCGCACGCGGGTGCGCCTTATCGTAAACCTTGGCGAGATGCTGGAAGTCGAGATGGGTGTAGATTTGTGTGGTAGAAATATTGGCGTGGCCGAGCAGCTCTTGTACTAAACGTAAATCGCCGCTGGATTCAAGCATATGGCTGGCGAAAGAGTGGCGCAGCATGTGCGGGTGGATGGGGTTATCCATTCCCTGGCTGATGCTTAATTGTTGCATGCGCATTTGCACGGCGCGGTGACTGATACGCCCGCCGCGCTGGGTAGTGAACAGCGCAGGTTCATTGTCTTGTGTGTATTGCTTGCGTGCGACCAACCAGTCTTTTAACGCCGTTATCGCCATAGAGCCGATGGGAAGCAAACGGGTTTTGCGGCCCTTACCGGTGACGGTGAGCATGGCTTCGCCCCAGTCGATATCTTTCAGGTCCAAACTCGTCACTTCGGCCAAACGCAAACCGGATGAATAAATTAATTCCAGCAGCGCGCGGTCGCGTTTGTTAATAAAATCATCACCCTCTACGGCGACAAACTGTGCGGTTTGATCCACGTCTAATGTTTTGGGCAACAACTTGGGAGACTTGGGTGCGCTGATACCATCGGCAACATTGTTTTGCATCCAGCCGCGGCGAATACAAAACTGAAAAAAACTGCGCAGCGATGAGAGCCAGCGCTGCAAACTTTTCCCCCCAATCCCTCGCGATGTAAATGTGCAACGGCGGTACGCACATGGCTCATGGCCAGCATATTTAAATCGGCAATATTTTTTTGCGCGCAATAGCGGCGAAACTTTTCCAGGTCGCGTTGGTAATTTTGCTGTGTCAGCGGGGAGTATTGTTTTTCACTGCGCATGTAGGTGAGAAATGCAGCCAATTCCTGTGCAAAAGGCAGTGAGCGAACGGCAGGCGGCGCTTCATTCGCGACAGAGGGATGGGCTGGGGTGCTGTCGGGTGGCAATTGATCAGTCATGCTGTTGGTCAGCCATAAGAATCCCGGTGTGCCGCCCGATCATCGATCAGCGCGGTAAGTATTTTGGCAATAAACGGTTCAGAACTTCCGCAATATACCCCAAAAACAAGGTGCCCATACTGGAGCGGTAATATTGCGGGTCGCGGTTGCCAATGGCCAGTAGACCAAACGCGCTGCCATGAACCAGCGGCACGACGGCAACCGAACCAATTTCACTGGCGTGATTGCCAAACACAAATTCCAACTCTTTACTGCCCAAGGTACCGCACACAGCACGGCTATTTTTTAACAGCGCCCCCAAATGCTCGCGCGCCTCAGCAATGCTTACGACACGCGCTTGGCTACTGGGCACTTTTTCCAGGTTGCCAAATAAAATGACGCTGGTGAAATGAATCGAGAAATCCTTATCAAAACTGTAGTGCAGCGCGTCGATAATATCACCCATGTCCTGCCCTTCCAGCAGGTTGAGCACCAGTCGTTTGGTTTTATCAAATAGCTTGTCATTGTCGCGCGCATTATCGAGCAATTTACTCAAGCGATGGCGCATATCGATATTGCGCTCACGCAGGATCGCCACCTGCCGCTCCACCAGCGAAATAGCCGAACCGGATTCGTGGGGCAAACTCAGTTCTGCCAATAAATCCGGGTGATTTTCAAAAAATTCCGGATGCTCGCGCAACCAGGCTTCAATTTGTTCCGGCTCCAGGGGATCGGCAAGTGTCGGCTTATGTTCGGTCATAGACGTCGATTCAGGATAATTAGATTTTTATTTGCCCATGGAAAACGGTAACCGCAGGCCCCGTCATAATTACCGGTTGACCTTCACCGGGCCAATCGATTTGTAAACTGCCACCGGGCAAATTCACTTTTACCTGCTGATCCAGCAAACCGCGTAAACGCCCAGCCACTACGGCACCACAGGCACCTGTACCGCAAGCAAGGGTTTCACCAACGCCGCGTTCAAACACCCGCAAATTAATTTCATGGCGCGACACAATTTGCATAAAACCCACATTCACTCGCGCCGGAAAACGTGGATGATGTTCAATAATCGGCCCAAGCTCAGCGACCGGTGCCGTTTTGACATCGTCCACCAGCAAGACACCGTGGGGGTTGCCCATGGACACTGCTGATATGTCGTAGGTTTTACCGGCAACCTCAAAGGGATAGGTGATAGCTTGGGCATCAGCAACGAACGGAATTTGCGCGGGCTGCAACCGCGGCGCGCCCATATCGACACTGACTTGCTCATCCTGCTGCACGCGTAATTCCATCAGGCCGCCAGCGGTTTCCACTTTAATCACGCTTTTGCCGGTGAGTTTACGCTCGCGCACAAATACGGCGAAACAGCGCGCGCCATTGCCGCAATTTTCCACTTCGCTGCCGTCGCAATTAAAAATGCGGTAGCGAAAATCCACATCGGGATTCTCCGGCGTTTCCACCAACAAAATTTGATCGCAGCCCACACCAAAATTCCGGTCGGCAATGTAGCGAATTTTTTCCGGTGTTAAACGCACGCTTTGACCAACGCCATCGATCACCACGAAGTCGTTACCCAAACCGTGCATTTTGCTAAAACGTAAACGCATATTTTTTCCCGCTTATTCTGGCAAATTACTCAGGCAACAAGTGCTCGCCACGAATCATATCGTCAAAGGTTTCGCGCGCGCGCGCCAAATGCATTTGATCGCCGTCGACAAGGATTTCCGCCGCACGGCCGCGCGTGTTGTAGTTGGAACTCATGCTGAAACCATAGGCGCCAGCGGACATAACCGCCAGTAAATCACCCGCCTCAATGGCCAGGTCGCGATCTTTACCAAGGAAATCGCCAGTTTCACAAATCGGGCCGACCAGATCCCATTTCTTTACTTCACCAGCGTGAGGCTTCACCGGGCGGATGTCTTGCCACGCCTGATACAAGGACGGGCGAATATTGTCATTCATAGCAGCGTCGATCACTGCGAAATTTTTGTGCTCGGTGGGCTTCAGGAACATCACCTTGGTGAGCAGCACGCCCGAGTTTGCCGAAATGGAACGACCTGGTTCAAACATCAAGGCTAATTTGCGATCACCCAATTTGGTTTTGATGGCCGCCATGTAGTCGGCAACAGGCGGTGGGGTTTCATTGCGATAGGTAACACCCAAGCCGCCACCCAAATCCAGGTGGGAAATAGTAATGCCGCTTGCCGCAAGCTCATCGACCAATAACAACAGGCGGTCGAGTGCATCCAAA
The nucleotide sequence above comes from Cellvibrio sp. PSBB023. Encoded proteins:
- a CDS encoding polysaccharide lyase, with the translated sequence MTKFLNIVTFALCFYAFNASASILWQGDFETSDMSQWSTPINPAGHSVISDCVFDGKYAGKITLTGDESFLWHGNKDLNRSEFHHRYTVGKSNEGSTQEGSDTFFAFSFYLPKELSKHKHELGYWESDKSWQQMFRFNIHGSELSFQETAAKDVLWKLSEGAAPGKWHRIALHIHWSTDSKTGSTEVWVNGKHMGKHHFQTLPVKDALMFTQIGILRHQETSTEEILIDGALRTDNLTELLERNRYLIGKTCSSVISTTH
- a CDS encoding ammonium transporter — encoded protein: MRFIYLALASFLSLLSAGSYASETSIADVSNSLNSTWVVLAGVLVFFMQAGFALVESGMSRAKNAVNVIMKNYMDVCVCSVIFWALGYGLMFGINTSGWFGSSHFLPADLSDWDWTFLFFQMMFAATATTIASGAMAERVQFHAYLIGACIIAGFIYPLFGSWAWGSIYDGEGWLKAMGFVDFAGSTVVHSLGGWVALAAVIILGPRLGRFSHSGEARRIPGHNLTMVALGGFVLWFGWFGFNAGSTVEANSSIGKIALNTHLAACCGALGYMLVSKLFKQAILLTGTVNGSLGGLVGITAGCATMEPFFAMLTGVIAGGISFLGPKLLASFKIDDVVDAVSVHGFCGAWGTLAAGLFYVGDLFNLTRISVQALGIGVAFVWGFGIAYCAYFLIDKLVGMRASSLHEQRGLDFTEHAEIGYPEFQDTRAINQEALNAQR
- a CDS encoding tyrosine recombinase XerC; this encodes MQRWLSSLRSFFQFCIRRGWMQNNVADGISAPKSPKLLPKTLDVDQTAQFVAVEGDDFINKRDRALLELIYSSGLRLAEVTSLDLKDIDWGEAMLTVTGKGRKTRLLPIGSMAITALKDWLVARKQYTQDNEPALFTTQRGGRISHRAVQMRMQQLSISQGMDNPIHPHMLRHSFASHMLESSGDLRLVQELLGHANISTTQIYTHLDFQHLAKVYDKAHPRAGRKTDSVDDEC
- a CDS encoding DUF484 family protein, with translation MTEHKPTLADPLEPEQIEAWLREHPEFFENHPDLLAELSLPHESGSAISLVERQVAILRERNIDMRHRLSKLLDNARDNDKLFDKTKRLVLNLLEGQDMGDIIDALHYSFDKDFSIHFTSVILFGNLEKVPSSQARVVSIAEAREHLGALLKNSRAVCGTLGSKELEFVFGNHASEIGSVAVVPLVHGSAFGLLAIGNRDPQYYRSSMGTLFLGYIAEVLNRLLPKYLPR
- the dapF gene encoding diaminopimelate epimerase, whose amino-acid sequence is MRLRFSKMHGLGNDFVVIDGVGQSVRLTPEKIRYIADRNFGVGCDQILLVETPENPDVDFRYRIFNCDGSEVENCGNGARCFAVFVRERKLTGKSVIKVETAGGLMELRVQQDEQVSVDMGAPRLQPAQIPFVADAQAITYPFEVAGKTYDISAVSMGNPHGVLLVDDVKTAPVAELGPIIEHHPRFPARVNVGFMQIVSRHEINLRVFERGVGETLACGTGACGAVVAGRLRGLLDQQVKVNLPGGSLQIDWPGEGQPVIMTGPAVTVFHGQIKI